The following are encoded together in the Synechococcales cyanobacterium T60_A2020_003 genome:
- a CDS encoding serine/threonine protein kinase has product MEYLYHPGDVIGDRYEIVKPLGKGGMGVTYEAKDRSSQQMVAIKAISLQQITDWKTLDLFEREAKILSHLDHPAIPDYIDYFNIDTPNDRQFFLVRELILGSPLSDLMDTGWRANEDIVKNIATQILEVLIYLHELAPPVIHRDIKPQNIIRKADGQVVLVDFGSVQDAYRATMSKGSTFVGTLGYMPPEQFRGQVVPASDLYALGATIVYLLTGRPPDELPQVRLKLDIRLLLQTTPAFTLWLEQMLEPAVEDRFRTARDALAALKQETVLPAVVSPGKLTKPHGSRIVLKRSRDRLSIVIPPSGLRSENVGILFFALFWNAFILVWTIGAAAGSVFFALFSIPFWIVGLGMLAGGVLAIGTRFQLTMDWKKFRLEWSLLGLKRVREGYVKNLLGAEVNTNPDFKVNDRPVVTCILREGVRKHHFGHTIDSTEREWLVYEITDFLNQTRR; this is encoded by the coding sequence CATTTCTCTGCAACAAATTACCGATTGGAAAACCCTAGACCTGTTTGAGCGAGAGGCCAAAATCCTCTCCCATCTCGATCATCCAGCCATTCCGGATTACATTGACTATTTCAATATCGATACGCCCAATGATCGACAGTTCTTTTTAGTGCGTGAGCTAATTTTGGGTAGCCCCTTGTCAGACTTGATGGATACAGGTTGGCGAGCGAATGAAGACATCGTCAAAAATATTGCAACTCAAATTTTGGAGGTGCTGATTTACCTCCACGAACTAGCGCCGCCCGTGATCCATCGCGATATCAAACCGCAAAATATTATTCGTAAAGCCGATGGTCAGGTGGTGCTTGTGGATTTTGGCTCAGTTCAGGATGCCTACCGAGCCACGATGAGTAAAGGGAGTACCTTTGTCGGCACCTTGGGGTATATGCCCCCAGAGCAGTTTCGAGGGCAGGTGGTTCCAGCGTCGGATCTCTATGCTCTTGGTGCAACGATCGTATATTTACTGACTGGACGACCGCCCGATGAGTTGCCTCAAGTCCGCCTAAAGTTAGATATCCGCCTCTTGCTCCAAACAACACCCGCATTCACCCTATGGCTGGAGCAGATGTTAGAACCCGCCGTGGAAGATCGGTTTCGAACCGCACGGGATGCCCTTGCGGCGTTAAAACAAGAAACCGTTCTCCCTGCGGTTGTTTCTCCTGGCAAACTCACCAAGCCCCACGGTAGCCGTATTGTGCTCAAGCGATCGCGCGATCGCCTCTCGATTGTGATTCCACCGTCAGGGCTGCGCTCCGAAAACGTAGGCATTCTATTCTTCGCTCTTTTCTGGAATGCCTTTATCCTGGTATGGACGATTGGAGCGGCAGCGGGATCCGTCTTTTTTGCGTTGTTCTCGATTCCTTTCTGGATCGTCGGTTTGGGAATGTTAGCAGGAGGAGTACTGGCGATCGGGACTCGGTTTCAACTCACCATGGACTGGAAGAAGTTCCGCTTAGAGTGGAGTTTGTTGGGTCTCAAACGGGTTCGTGAGGGATATGTCAAGAATTTGCTCGGCGCAGAGGTCAACACCAATCCAGACTTCAAAGTGAACGATCGCCCCGTGGTTACGTGTATTCTGCGGGAGGGGGTTCGGAAACATCACTTCGGACATACCATTGACTCCACCGAGCGAGAATGGCTGGTTTACGAAATTACGGATTTCTTGAATCAAACTCGTCGGTGA
- the panB gene encoding 3-methyl-2-oxobutanoate hydroxymethyltransferase, producing MATTIRQLIRYKQQGKTIVALTAWDYLTAQILDQAGTDLILVGDSLAMVALGYDTTLPLTLDDIIHHAKAVRRGVKQALLVVDLPFLSYQVSPQEAIASAGRVMKETGAEAIKLEGGNPAMADTVQRLVQVGIPVLGHVGLTPQSVRQLGGYRQQGNTPESGDRILQEAIALEQAGAFGVVLEHIPHDLAYAITQKISVPTIGIGAGVHCDGQVLVTADLLGLSDWQPPFAKVYARLREQGIQAVQQFAQEVRDRQFPPKR from the coding sequence ATGGCAACGACGATCCGCCAATTGATCCGCTACAAGCAACAGGGCAAAACAATCGTTGCACTCACCGCTTGGGACTACCTCACGGCGCAAATTTTAGATCAGGCGGGTACGGATCTGATCCTGGTGGGAGATTCGTTGGCGATGGTGGCGTTAGGATACGACACTACGTTGCCGCTAACCCTAGATGACATCATTCACCATGCGAAGGCGGTGCGACGGGGGGTGAAGCAGGCGCTTTTGGTCGTCGATCTGCCGTTTTTAAGCTATCAGGTGAGTCCCCAAGAGGCGATCGCTTCCGCTGGACGAGTGATGAAGGAAACCGGAGCCGAAGCCATCAAGTTAGAAGGGGGCAATCCGGCGATGGCCGATACGGTGCAGCGGCTCGTACAGGTCGGGATTCCAGTATTAGGCCATGTAGGACTCACCCCCCAGTCGGTGCGCCAGCTCGGAGGCTATCGTCAGCAGGGCAACACCCCGGAATCGGGCGATCGCATTTTGCAAGAGGCGATCGCGCTCGAACAAGCCGGAGCGTTTGGCGTTGTACTCGAACACATTCCCCACGACCTGGCGTATGCCATTACCCAGAAGATCTCTGTTCCCACCATTGGTATTGGTGCCGGGGTTCACTGCGATGGGCAAGTGTTGGTTACAGCGGATCTACTCGGACTCTCCGACTGGCAACCTCCCTTTGCCAAGGTCTATGCTCGCCTGCGTGAACAGGGGATTCAGGCGGTACAGCAGTTTGCCCAAGAGGTGCGCGATCGCCAGTTTCCACCCAAGCGCTAA
- a CDS encoding translation initiation factor IF-3: MAAKKQLINRQIRSPQVLLIDQENQNRGLIDTREALRLAEEAGLDLVVVSENKETPVAKILDYGKHQYQQKKRQSQSARTTVKEVKLRPNIGESDYSLRINRAVQWLGKGDSVKFQIRLRGREHQHRDRATELLERVVTDLGEAGKVQSFDKRSLVLQMIPG; this comes from the coding sequence ATCGCTGCTAAAAAACAACTGATTAATCGCCAAATTCGATCGCCCCAGGTACTGCTGATCGACCAAGAAAACCAAAATCGTGGATTAATAGATACGCGCGAAGCTTTGCGACTAGCAGAGGAAGCAGGGCTGGATCTAGTTGTCGTATCAGAGAACAAAGAAACCCCTGTTGCTAAGATTCTGGACTACGGTAAGCACCAGTATCAGCAGAAGAAACGACAGAGCCAAAGTGCGCGGACAACGGTGAAGGAAGTAAAGCTCCGTCCAAATATTGGCGAGTCAGACTACAGCTTACGCATCAACCGGGCTGTACAGTGGCTAGGGAAGGGAGATTCGGTCAAATTTCAGATTCGCTTGCGAGGCCGAGAGCACCAGCACCGCGATCGCGCCACTGAATTGCTAGAGAGGGTCGTAACTGACCTAGGCGAAGCTGGAAAGGTGCAATCCTTTGATAAGCGATCGCTCGTTTTACAAATGATTCCTGGATAA